The DNA window AAGAATTATTCACTTTTGGAGCTGCAATAGGCACAACATTGCAAACACAAGAAAGTAGTCAGTATTTTTTTGGGAGTTACAAGCATGTACTATTTTCAATAAACTATATCGATTATTTTCATGGCCAAAAATTTCAGAAGCAAAATCTAAGCTCCAAAAATCTGTAGCATTAAATACCATTAAGTAAATTGGTGTTTTGCTGCGTGTGGTTTGACCAGGAAGACACCACATTGTTCATAATAGGAGTTTCAGCCATTGGTATGGATTCAAGCTTCACTGTATATCCAGGTTCAAGCAAAGCCGGTGAAGACTGAAAAGATCCCGGTACTTGTGAAAGTATAGGAGCTGTCaaatataaaatacaaatcaTTAGAAAGAACTGCACTTATAATGTCTCAGAATAAAAATATGGTAAAAGATTATGACCACTTTTGGGAGCTTTTTGTGGATATGGATGGGCAGCTTTTCTTTTAGGCCTAGGTGGAGGAAGATGTTCATTTGCTCCACTCTTCTGAACCTTTAGAAAGTATTTCTGCGCATGGCTACGTATCTATAAAGTATGCAGAGAGCATTCTTTTAGTCCTTCTTAACTTGAGGTATGCATACCACATTGaaacacaaaaaataaaataatacaagcCTCAAACACATTTATATCTTTCAACTCAGCTCAACTGTGGTTTGTTCCGTGAGTGGGTACTAAACAGCTTAAACAGCTTAGTTTAAGGATAGTAGTTCCAACATTACCTCCACCACTACCAGAATCTCCTGACTTCTGGATTGTCAACCGTCCGAAGGAGGTTTTGACTGAACTGAGAACTGTAGCATTAAGTTTCATGCAGTGGGACTAACAGAATTTTAAGTTTTTCACAAACTACAGCCTATTCACCGTGAAGACAAGGTGAAACTCTAGGGAGGGATAAATCATCCCTAATGAGTGAGTTATAAAAGAAAAGACTGAGGGAGTTAAAAAAGTATAGACCCTCAATGTTCTACAATTTTATAGTATAATAATCAAAGGGTAATCTTAccccttttgttttaaaaaagaaCTGTTTGTAACAGCATGGAACACACATCATACCtaaatgaattttaaattaaagcaCCTAACCTAAACAACATTATCATTCGTATAAAAAAACAGAATAaaagattattttttaattaaccaGAGGACAACAAAACCATTCCTACTAGCGCAGTGGGGATGATATGTCCAGAAGGGTGATAGGGGGAATCAGTGAGAATATGGTCTAATAACATAATGTGTAGGGAAGGAAAAGATACGCCATAACCAATTGACCGCATTACAAGAACATGGATTTCTCCCACCATTTTTTCCCCACATGGAACATGGTATATCATCTGAACTGATATTTATCAGCAAATGGAAAACCCCTTTTTCTTCCCATGGCTTTTTTCAGTTCCCTCCCACAACACTGACactaaatttttttaacaaaaaacaaAGACGAGCGAATACATACAAGTTGCAAACTAAAACAAAATGTCTAGACTAAACGTAGGTAATATTAAAGATAAAGATGTAATTTAATTCTGGCGAAGAAATTTTCTTCCCATTTGAAATTACCTGTATAACAGTCTTTGATCCAATAAATGCTTCAATCTTTTTCCAGTCACGGTCAAACCTAGATACAAAAATAAAGAAGCAAAAAATTTGAGGATGATACAAAATGGCGACACCAAGAACAAGAAAGGAGAGACACAACGACATTTAGCTTTAATTTGAAATACTACATTTTATTTATCAAGATGAATCAGTTTTTGACCTTTCAATGAAGTTCTCTACCAAAAGAATGCAATGATTTACAGCACTCTCAAGCTATCATCATTATTAAGTAAATCAATTATAATTTGATGAGTATATATGGTTAGAAAAAAATTCATATATGTTCAAGGGTCTCAAAAGTGTTGTATTTATGGTTCACTTTGGTGCCCTCATATGTTTCAATTAAGTGACACAGCTTTGCATTTTATAGCCACTTTGGCTTGTTTCCACTTTTTACTTTTCCGGAAGGATTCTTAATTCCTGTAGGTAGAACTAGGTGAAATTACACCTGATCTCCCACATTCATTTATTATCTTAAGGAAAACAAGTTTTTCGTTCTAACAAAAAACAGAAATATTagaatgaaaataataaataattcaaGCAGCTAACTCCAATTAGTTAGGGTGCCAACGAGACTGGGTAAAGTACGACTGGTCAGTAGGGAAACAAACCATCTTCACCTAGTTAAATCCACAACCATAATTCAATATAAATATCCCACGGATTCCATTTAAGTGGAGCATAATTTACAGGTTACTAAAACTTACTGCTCATTTGGTTCATGTCCATGTCTCTAAAAGCACATCGGTTGTGTGAGTTTTGTGATTTGTTTTACGGGTATTGTGAAACCTATATGTAACTGCTTCTACAAAGTCACATCCGAGTCCAAAGTCCAAACTTACCATCAAAACACATTTAGTTTTAACTGCAATTCTAGTTCTAGTATAAGCTAATGAGCATTGCCCAACCCTTACacctctagttgtttgactcATCTCTATCTGGTCTACTCTCCTTACAACTTAATATGCATATCTTCTCTCTACATATTCAACTCGCCTAAGcctattttccaccatcttttctaTTATAGGTGCTATCCCAACACTCTCTTTTTCCATAATCTTTTCTACTAtacttttcccttttttttaggaaaaactatgaaatgaaaacataaaatcaaGCATGTCTTTAACACACTATTGTTTCACTCTATTAgctcaaaattataaaaataaaacttcCCCCACCCATTTGTCATTTCCACTCAAACATCTtcaaattcattaaaaaaaaatcccCAATTACAAAAACCCTAAATTTCACACCTTTGCACACAATTCAGCACATAAAACTCACAAAACCGTTACTAAACACTCATAACCACACACTCATATACCACTAACCGTTACTCAACAACTAATTTCCATAttcaaaaaaatgtaataaagcgtaaaaaaagaaaaagtgaaCATTACAGTTGAAGAGCTTCAAGAAACTTGTCATGTTCAGGTTCGGTCCAATTCTCCCTAGACTTGGTTATAGTATACGGCTTACGGATCTTCTTGGAAGCATCGTCCGACGAGTTAGAGGCGGCGGAGACGGAGGCGAAGGGGCCGAAACCGGGTAGAGGCATTCCAGTCGGATCCAAGCAAAAACCTTCGGGTGGGTTCGGGTTATTGGATACCATTGGAAGattttagagagagaaagtggAATAGAATTACGGGTTTTTGGGAGCGACACGCAGGATGAGAGAGAAAGAGACAGAGATATTTGTTGGGTTTGGTGTGTTTGATGGAATGCGATGTCGGGTTAGCGGGAGATTAAACCAATGGTTGAATGCCACGATGATATTTGCAAGAGATGGTTCGGTGTGTGCCACAATGGTGTTCTTCGTTTGGGTTTAGaggtaaaaaattcattaaatattaaataattaaaataaattaaaaattctcATACTTCATATATCTACCTAAAGGTGTCTTAAGGGGGCAATAAATTTAGGCCCTAGCCCCTATAATAAAAGggtctaaaataattttaaaaaagtaagCCCTCAAATACATAGGACCCAATATTAGAAGGCCCCAAAATTTGAAAAAGGACTATAAGGCCccgaataaaataaaaaatttaattttaaaaaatagaataaaatcaaaaaatcaaaaaattaaataacttttaataaatttttttaaaaatatgcttAACGGTGCAGGCAAATTTAAAacctaaatatattttgaatatttgATAATTGACCCTAACATAGAAACCGCAAAGATTTTCTCTAACCGAATCCTATGtctaactaaaataataaaagtttggaacattttaatataaataaagtaTTAAAGAGCAACAACATTGTACACTTTGATATTCTGATCGTTTTAAACTACTCTTTTTTTTTCTTACTTTCCCAAAAAAACAAAtaacctttctttttttttttctacttgttttcaatattgtatatgGAGCCTTCTATTAAATAAAGTATCAAAGACGGAAATGAAGATTCTAtgagtttttaaataaaataaggccCTTTCAATGGGAAAAAAAAGATGCATTATGCAAAGGGCCTAAAATTTTAGGGCCCAATATAAATCTCAGTAATTTAGGGCTCAATATAATAGGGCTTTAATGGGGCCAAATAGTTAGAGCTTTTAATAATAGGGCTTGTTTGACAGCTCTATATTTACCTaccatataaaaaaataatatgttcTAGAAATTTCTAccgaattttttttatttataccgAAAATTTGTATATGTAAAGATAATTCATGTCTTAGCATTGTTGTTTCAATTCCATTTAATACGATTTACTCTTATAATTTCAGATTTGACTAAATTAATGGCATGATCTTTTggaaaacatatttttgtattctCTATGTTCagcctaggggtggcaaaacgggccggggcccgccgggccgtccgcgcacccgccaaaaattggcgggttgggttgggattttagactCGCCggtcgccaaaacccgccgcccgccatacccgccccgccaaaacccgctcctcctccaaaactcacttttttttagttaattctagaaattgcaattcttgatggtttattttatacatttatttataaatatatgtaatattttttagagtaaatttgttaaaaaattacttttataaaaaattgttttaaaaaataagtgaaaagtttaattaaaaggtaaaaaaaagcatattaatctattaaaaaaatataaataaaaataggcgggtaagcccgccgcccgccaccttggcggggcgggcatgattttgatgcccattttacttggcgggcatgcccgccccgctcgttttttagcgggcataaggcgggacgGGCGGCGGGcagggcgggcggcccgttttgccacccctagttcagCCTTTCATATTCTCTCTTGTGGTATGCATTAATAATGATGGTTGTTTCATTACCAATACTTCTaaagcctatatatatatatatggatgcaACCAGAAGAAATCAAAATAATTCAAATATCCTCTTTTTATCCAAGGTAAAACGTTTGATTTCTCTTCCACACTTTTTTTCTATGAATTCCTCCTTTCAACTTTCTTTACTCCAAACTGATAACTCTCGCACCACTCTCGTAAAATACTAAACCTCTTTCAAACACTCGCAACACTTGGCTCTGCTattgttccttcttcttcttcttcttcttcttcatctattCAACCGTACCAACATCCTTTTTCATCTTACATAGATAAACCACTTAACCCTATGTTTCTTCTTTGtctttcttattcttcttcttcacctTTCTTCTATGTTTCcttttcagctttctttttcttcttattctTTACAGGTTCGAGTATTCATCACCATTGAGCATTCATCAAGGTATGTGAATCCTCTAAATCTATCTTTTCAGTGTTAAATGGTGTtctttatggtttttttttgggttttcatATGTGACTTTCTATTTTTTCAAATGGTTAAATGATGTCTAAGAAAGACTAACATAATGTATCAATTCAGGTTAACTATAATGTTGTTGTTCAAAATCTTTTTGCAATTTAATGGGACAAACATGATTGTAAAACCAACAATTGGTTCTCATCAGACTGATCTTGCTTGACCGCAATATCCTCCAATCCCTATTcagtaaacaaaaataaaataaaagggtgATTAGAGAAAAACTAAAATAATGAGATATAAACATAAGAAAAATTCAaggaaaaattaataaaacaaaaggGAAAATGAAACTTACCCTCCCAAGCATGCTCAAAGATAAGGCATCGTCATTATAACAATGATTAATTCAATAGgagttatataaatttaaaatttcaagACCGTTTTGcaatttaatattaattgtttctaattattttcaaCTCAATTAATTACTAAATCACTAAAATGTTTAAGTATGCAAGGATATTTAGAAGTAGAAACCAAACCTTGCAAATAAACATGAAATCGTGATCAGTTTTGCGATCTCGAAGTCCAATATCAGGAAAATCATCACCAAACTTTTTAAGTACAACTCAAACTTCTATGATGATTTTCTACACAAATAAAACTTGACATAGTTTAGACATTCAATTCTTGAATAGAACTAACATGTATTGTAAATCATAAACTCGTAGCCACATGGAATCTATAATTCAGTTGTTGCTTCATGTTATAATATCCAACTGATGTTCTAACCAAATTTGATAGTCAGTAACCATCCCAGACTTCATCAATAATCACATCCATTATCAAGATGTTGTAGTTAAGATCCCAAAAATCAAGTACCTCAGCATACAACTGGATAACCATGATGCACAAACATACAACAGTCTCAACAATTAACGCACCATTGAACAAAAAATGTAAAGGAAATAGAAAGCTAACAAACAAAATTCCAGTTCACAACATACAAATATCTCAATTTCTTAACATCTACTAAGAAAAAAAAGACGATGTATTAGAATTTAGTTATGTAATTTTCTAACCTGTACTGTTTTAGGAGGTATCCAATATTTTCAACAACGATGATCAGAATATATGACATCATATCCATTGAGCTGGAGAACGATATAAGAATCAAAGACAATTAAGGTTTTGAAGATGAATGATTTAGGCGTCATTACCTATTCATTGCAAGGAGATAGAGAAtgatataaaaaaattctttagtATTAACAACAAAGTTACTTCTGCTAGAGCTGGTCTAAATCCTAAATCTTCATTGTTTCCAATTGATACTTTAGTGCCCAAATCACGTCATTTTGTAGCAACACTATTCTTCTTGGAGGCAACTGTTGCATTTGTTGAAAATGTTGCAATTGCTTGCGCTGAATAACAGGCATCCTGACATTAGATGGAGGAAAAAAGACAAATCATTGATATAATATTCGTAACCTGAGACAACAATGATAAATAAGGAAAATTG is part of the Vicia villosa cultivar HV-30 ecotype Madison, WI linkage group LG2, Vvil1.0, whole genome shotgun sequence genome and encodes:
- the LOC131653104 gene encoding protein REVEILLE 6; this translates as MVSNNPNPPEGFCLDPTGMPLPGFGPFASVSAASNSSDDASKKIRKPYTITKSRENWTEPEHDKFLEALQLFDRDWKKIEAFIGSKTVIQIRSHAQKYFLKVQKSGANEHLPPPRPKRKAAHPYPQKAPKSAPILSQVPGSFQSSPALLEPGYTVKLESIPMAETPIMNNVVSSWSNHTQQNTNLLNAPKVNNSCSSSESTPKVRPVVGESNSLVNKILPLRVLPDFSQVYNFIGSVFDPEATEHLQKLKQMDRIDVETVLLLMRNLSINLTSPDFEDHKKLLSSYEVDHETNNYLNPDRPMHDEPLKSATT